Within Flavobacterium pisciphilum, the genomic segment ACCACAGGCTCCATGTTATTGCTAACTATTTCAAATACTCTAGAGATCTTACTTTGAATAAAAGGAAAATGGTATTTGGGTAAGCTATTTAATAAATCTTCATTTCCAAGACAGTATTCAAACTGAATCTCTCTTTTTATTAAAGGAGTATTGTTTAGAATTATATTATTTGTTTTCTCATTGTGGTTTTTTTCTGAAAGTATTTTATTTAAATCAATCTCATGAAAATTGCAAATTGAGATTATTGCGCTATAATCTAATGTATCTCTTTTTTTCCATGTAGAGATAGTATTTGGTTTGATATCTAGTAGTTTAGATAGTTCAATATCAGTGTTTATTTGCAAAGCCTTTTTTAATCTTTTTAAGATTAAATTCGCATTTAGTGATTTTTTTACTTGCATATTCGAAAAAAGATTTTTACATTTATGAAATATTAGTCATTAAACGATTGTTAATTAATCTTAATACTATCTAAAAAATAGTTAATTATCACTTGTTTTAAGTTAATATTTCAAAATTTGAATTATTCTCTAAAATTGCATAACACTAAAAGTCAGATATAAAATCTGACTAAGAATAACTAGGATATTTTATATAGAATCAGGGGCTTCTAATAATAAATGTGTAGCAATATATAAAAAAAATGATTATTTATTAATATTCTAAATTGTTTTCTGTCATAAAATAATATAATACCACATAATAGCATGAAGACTTTTAAAAAGGTCTTTTAAAATTAATAATTTTTTTGTACGATTTTTTGTCAATTATTATTTAATATGGATGCTTATGGAATTTATGATTACTTTTTTCAGAAGAAATAAATTCTTCTTTTATTTATTTCTTACATCATCGTCATTCAATAAAAAATTAAATGACATCTCATCTGATTTTACTTTTTCGAGTAAAAAAGAGTTTTCCCTATTTGATAATTTTATGAATCAAATGAATTCTTTTGTTTTCAGATTAAATAATTTGATTGGTCAATATAATTATAACCATCGCTGTTATTTATTCTATAACAATACAGAATAGTATTGTTTATTTAAGACTTCAATCCCCCTGAAGCGTAACTCGATTACTCAAGTATTAGTTATCAAATCTATTTTGGCTGAATTTATTTTCGCATTTAGTAGATTTTAGTTTTCGCATTTCTGTAGAATCAATTTCTTAGAATTATTGTGAGAAGGTGTTCTTGTACTTAAATCGTCGAATTAATTTTCTGTTTTTATTTTTTATGGATGTATACAAATACATCTCATATAGGTTTCTATTGCCTTATGTTAACTGAAATTATACAAGCAGAATATCAAATAAATACATTAATCTCTTAAAAAATATTTTATGAAATTAAAATCTACTTTAAACGACTCTTGTAAACGACTTTCTTTTTTTAGAATCCATTTGGCTTTTATTTTTTGTCGAATTAAGGATTCATTCGCTTCTTCGCGAATTGAGTTTGCAGCAAATTCCGAGTAATTTTTTATAGACTTTATAATCAAGATATTTTCAGAGCATTAGAATGTATGTCTGATGGTTTGTTAGTATAGCTTTATTTGATAATCTCTGTTTTATATGAGATTATTGATTGGTATCGCTTATTTATCATATTGGAATTTATTTATCACTTTATTAATCTCTCAGGAATATGAAAACTTTTTTCTTAACAATAAAAAATGTGACTTTTTTGCAAAGTTATTTGTGGTTGTTTTTGATATTGATTCCCTTTTCGAGTTCATTTTCACAAACTTTTTGTAGACCAGTTTCACAAACTAATAATACAGGAGGCCTTTTGTGTATTGGGATGAGTGTTACAACTCCAAATGATGCATTTGATGCGAGCATGAGTACTTACGCTTCATTAACAAATGCAGTTGGTTTGGCTTGTTTTGCACAAGAGACATTAACATTTAATCAGACAGCAAAAGCTGGTGATCAAATTGTTATTTATTTTGGAACTGGAAGTGGGCTATTGCAAGCTGGTTTATTAGCTAATGCAACAATCCAAGCTAAACTTTCAGGAGCAGATGTAGATAGTCCTGTGCCATTAAATAATGGATTATTAAATCTTCAATTGTTGCCAGGTAATCAAGTTGCAGTAATTAAATACACATTGCCCGGTGATGCAAATCAGATAAAAATTCAAACCGGAGGGCTTTTAAGTTTATTAGTAAATTTAAGGATATACGATGTCCGTTTACAATTTGCACAGCCTACAATTGTGGGAGGTGCTTCGCAATCTGTATGTTTTGGACAATCAATAGCTCTTTCAGCATCAGCTGCTCCAGGAACAACATTAGCATGGTACGATTCTCCAACTTCAACTACGGTTCTTTCAGCTACAGGTAACTTTACAACACCTGCTTTAACAACTACAACTACTTATTATGTTAGTGTTTCTAGAAATGTTGGATGTGAAAGTAACGAGCGTGTTCCTGTAACAGTAAATGTTATAAATCCAGTATTGCCGACTATTAATACTACAGGTACTGCGATTTGTTCTACTGGTCCAACACAGGCTACCACATTGTCAGTCATAAATCCAGTACCGGGAACAACATATTCATGGTATAGTGCTGCTACTGGCGGTGTCGCTTTGGCTACTGGAGATACATATACACCAACTGTACCAACAGGTGTAACTAATTTTTATGTAGATGCAACAATTGGTGCATGTACAACACCAACGCGAACTCCTGTTAGTGTTACTTCAACCCCAGTTCCTAGTTTAGCAACGGTATTAACCCCAAGTGTATCGATTCAATCAGGACAAAATGCAACCTTAAGCGCTTCAATTTCTGAAGCAAATGTTGTATTAGATTGGTATGATGTACCTACAGGTGGAACTAAATTATTGGCTAATTCTAATACTTTTACGACACCAATATTATTGGCTACCAAAACATTTTATGTTGAATCCCGTAACACTATTGGTGGATGTTTAAGTGCAACTAGAGTGCCTATAACGGTAACAGTTTTACCAGCTTCGCTTGGAACTTGTTTAGAGGCGAATAGTCAACAAACAACTCAAAATGGGCTTTGTCTGTTGTGTTCGGTTACTAATTCAAATAATTCGGTAGATGGAAATAGTGGTACAGCTTCAACATTAACTGTACCAATTGGTTTGGTTAATGGATGGATTCAACAAACATTGCAGTTCAATAATGCAGGTAATGCAGGTGATGTTATTCAAGTTGACTTAGAAATCCCGACTGGAATTCTAGATGTAAGCTTATTGAGTTATATTTCATTGGCTAGTTATAACGGAGCTACTTTTAATAATGATCGAGTAGCAGTTAATAATCCTCTTTTAAATATTCAGTTATTAACTGGAAATCGCTTTATAGCAAGTTTTGCAGCTGGCGCTTCTTTTGATCGTGTTGAAGTTAGATTGGGAGGTTTGGCTACATTATTATCAAGTGTTAATATTTATGGGGCATCTTATAAATTTAAAGCGAGAACGATAACTGGTAGCACAACCATTTGTAGTGGACAAACAGCTACATTGACATCTGATGCTGCTGTTGGTGAAACAATTAAATGGTATGATGCTTTAACAGGAGGTAATCTATTGAGTAGTACTGCTGCTTTTACTACACCTGCTTTAACCATAAATACTACATATTATGTTGAAGTTACTCGTAATGGTTGCGTAAATAGTGAAAGATTTCCTGTACTTGTTACAGTAAATAATCCAGTGGCTCCAGCAGCAATTGATGCTGTTCCTCTGAATTTATGTAGTGGACAAACGAGTACAATAACGATCCAGTCACCAGTTGTTGGTACCACTTATAGATGGTATGATGCAGTTACTGGTGGGAATTTATTATTTACAGGTACAGCTTATAGTACACCAAGTTTGACTACTACAACTACCTATTATGTTGAAGCAGGAATTGGAAGCTGTTTAAGTGCAATCCGCACAGCAGTTACTGTTAATGTGAGTCCACTGCCATCAGCGCCTGTCCCAGTATCTTCTACTATTACTATTCAGTCTGGTCAAAATGTAACTTTAGCCGTTACAGCTAATCCTGGATTTTCTTATGATTGGTACGATGCTCCAACGGGAGGAACCCTTTTAGCCCCAAATACTAGTACTTATACTCCTAGTCCAGCTTTAACGGTAAGTAAGACGTTTTATGTTAGTGCCAGAGATCTAGTTTCAGATTGTATCAGTAGTTCAAGAGCTGTAATTAATGTAACGATAAGCAATTCAATTGCGACATGTTTATTAGCAAATTCACAAGTTACTTCTAGAGGTGGACTAGACGGATGTCTAACATGTAGTTCTACTAATAATTCAGCTTCTGTTGATGGTAACAATACAACTGCTGCAAACATTTCAATACCAATTGGTTTATTAAATGATTATATACAACAAATGTTGACCTTTCCAACAACAGGACAAGCAGGTGATATTATAGATGTTGAATTAGGAATTCCTGTTGGACTTCTTGATATAAGCGCTCTTTCCTATATTAGTTTGCAAAGTTTTAATTTGGGTGTTGGAAATGGTGATCAAGCAAATATCAATTCACTTTTAAATGTTCAGATATTAACAGGGAATCGTTTTAAAGCAAGTTTTGTGGCTGCAGGGCCATTTACGAGCGTTCAGATTCGATTAAGTGGATTGGCTACATTATTAACAAGTTTAGATATTTATGAAGCTTCATATAGATTTTCAACTCCTACAATAACAGGAGCCGCGTCTCCTATTTGTGCAGGGCAAGGAACTACATTAACAGCATCATCAATTGGTACTGAAACTTTCAGCTGGTTTGATGTTCCTAGTGGAGGTGTTGCCTTAGCTACTAATACAAATGTTTATGCAACTGGACCATTAGCTGCAACCAAAATATTTTATTTGCAGTCAAGTCGTGGAGGTTGTGATAACAGTAATCGTGAAGCAGTAACTGTAACTGTTTTGCCTATTCCAACAGATGCTGATATTACAATTACTAGTCCTCAGATAGCTTCTTGTGTAGGAGGAGTTGTATTAGCACCGACATCAGCTTTAGCAGGGGCACAATTTAAATATTATACAGATCAGAATAAGACACAAGAAATTTCAACAGGAACTATAGTTGTAGCACAGCCAGGAGTAAGTTTTGTTAAAGATCCAGCAACTGGAGCACTTACTATCAGCGGACTTAATAATGTGGATGCACCTTATAATTATTATATATCAGTTCTTAATGGAGGTACTTGTGAGAATATAAACGGTACATTGAAAGCTGTTGTTGTAAATTATCCAGCAGAATCAGTTTTAGATGTTACACCTACTTTAGCTGGTTGTGCTAAAGTTAGTTTGAAAGATGCAATTATAAATTTTGACGCAACAGGAAATACTACCTATACTTTCTTTCAAGGAGTAACTCCAATTACGGAACAAGCTGCTGCAAATATTACTGTAGGAGGTTCTTATTGGATTCAAGCTCAAACAGTGGGTGTTGATTGTCCATCTGTAAAGAAAGAAGTTATTGTTACAATTAATCCTTTACCAACATTAACTGCTGTAACAAGTTCAGTTGTTGTTAATAAAGGAAATTCAGTAGCATTATCGGCAACATCTAATGGGACAGTAACTTGGTATGATCCGCAAGGAAATGCAATACCATCAAATAATACAGGCGCTCTTAATACAGTAGGAATTTTTACTTATACAGTAATTGCTAGTAATGGAACTTGTACTGTGACTCAGGCTATAACAATTAGTGTGATTGATCCAGTAAGTTGTGATCCATTATTAGAAAGAGAATATGCAACTAGTCAGACTTGGTCCTCAATTATTACTGGAACAGTAACAAATGGAGCAAATGCGGCGGATGGTAACCCAAGTACATTTTCTACAATAACTACAGGTTTAGGACTTTTAGGGATTGGTACTACATGGCAAAATATACAATGGCCTACAACTATAACCAAAGGAACTCCAGTGACAGTGAAATTAGGTTTAGAAAATAGCTTGGTTGCAGTAGGACAAAGTATTTCAGTAATAGGAACTAAACGTGATGGATCTAACAATCCGATTGATATTGGAACTTTACAATCTGTATCAGGATCATTATTAAATTTACTATCTGGTCAGAATTCATTCGAATATACTTTTGTCCCTTCGGATGTTGCTGGTCCTAAAGATTATGATGGTATTCGAGTTCAATTAGGATCTATTTTAAGTCTCGCACAAAATGTAAATGTTTATGATGCTTATTATAAAAAACAAGTAACTCAAATAACTTGTGGACAAGGTGATATTCAAGACGTTTTTACAGGAGTAAAAGATTTAGGAATTGGAGCATTAACAGCTACTGTAGGTGTTTCGAATCCATGGAACATAGCCGATGGAGATATTGCAACTTATGCTACAATGTTTAGCGGAGCCGGAGTGCTTGCTGCTGCTGAATTAAAAGCAGTTTTTAGAACTCCATCTATGGTTGGTGATAGTTTAAGGATTACAATTTCAAAACCAGGAACAATTTTAAATCTTAATTTACTTACTGGATTTACTATTCAACTTTATTCTGGTGATATTGCTGTTGGAGGTCCTATTCAAAATACAAGTAGTTTGTTGACTTTAAAATTGCTTTCTGGAGATACAATGGCAATGACTATTGTTGCTCCACAAACTCAGCCATATGATAGAGTTACAATTACTTTTGGCGGTGTTGCAAGTGTGTTAGACCAACTTAGAGTTCATAATATTGATCGTGTAACAAATACCAAAGTTATTGGCGGTGATCTCAATAATAAAATCACGGTTTGTCCCGGAACGGATATTACTTTAGAAGTTCCTCCAAAACCCTGCGCTGATTATGCTTGGTATGATTCCCCAACTGGTGGAAATCTATTAGTCAATGGTCAAACATATACACTCCCAGCTACTTTGGCTGCAGGTATTTATAAATATTATATTCAACCAATTCGTTACGGTTGCCCAGCTTTAACAAGAGGAGAAGTAACCGTAGAAGTTAGAGCAACTACACCTGCAAGTGCAATTGCAAGTGTAACAATAAATACGGGAAGCGATACAACAATTTGTGCTGAAGATGGTACAGTAACATTAGACGCAGTTTTAAATACTGCTCCAGTACTTACAAATCCAGTATATTATTGGTATAGTTTTGATGGTACAACAAGTCAATTGATTCCGGGGCAGTCTACTTCGAAATTAGTTATTACAGGATTAGTTCCTGGAACATATACTTATTATGTTGGAGTTAGTTCGGATGAATATTGTGAAACGTTATCTACAGATAGAAAACAAGTTACATTTACAATTTTACCAACGTCACTTCCAACAGATATTACGGTTGATAATGCTTCTATTTGTCATGACACAGATGCGACATTAACACCAACAAGTACCCTAACGAATCCTGTATTCTTTTGGTATTTAGACATCAATAAAACACAACCTATTATAAATGGGGCTGTAATCGGTGGAGTTACATATACAATTAGTGGTGCGGGAGTTTTAACCGCTTCTGGACTAACAACTGCCATGAGCCCAATTTCTTATTATGTTGCTGTATCAAGTGATAATACTTGTCAGAACAAAAATGGAGAACTTAAAACTGTAACAGTAACGGTAACCGATCCAGCTACACCAACTACAACAGATACGACACAAGATTTCTGTCTAGTAAATGCACCGAAAGTGTCCAACTTACAGGTGAACGAAGCAGGAGTAGTTTGGTATACATCTGAAACCGGAGGAATAGCTTTAGATCCAACCACAGCGTTAGTAAGTGGATTGTATTATGGAGCGATCCGTGATGGAGTAACAGGCTGTGAGAGCTCAGTGAGATTATTGGTGACAGTAACGGTAACCGATCCAGCTACACCAACTACAACAGATACAACACAAGATTTCTGTCTAGTAAATGCACCGAAAGTATCTAATCTACAAGTGAATGAAACTGGCGTAGTTTGGTTTACTACTGAAACAGGAGGAACAGCTTTAGATCCAACCACAGCTTTAGTAAGTGGATTGTATTATGGAGCAATTTTAGATCCAGTAACAGGATGTACAAGTTCAGTGAGATTACTAGTAACAGTAACGGTAACTGATCCAGCTACACCAACTACAACTGATACGACGCAAGATTTCTGTCTAGTAAACGCACCAAAAGTATCGAACCTACAGGTAAATGAAACTGGCGTAGTTTGGTTTACTACTGAAACAGGAGGAACAGCTTTAGATCCAACTACAGCTTTAGTAAGTGGATTGTATTATGGAGCAATTTTAGATCCAGTAACAGGATGTACAAGTTCAGTGAGATTACTAGTAACAGTAACGGTAACTGATCCAGCTACACCAACTACAACTGATACCACCCAAGATTTCTGTCTAGTAAATGCGCCAAAAGTATCGAACCTACAGGTAAATGAAACAGGAGTAGTTTGGTATACAACTGAGACAGGAGGAACAGCTTTAGATCCAACCACAGCGTTAGTAAGTGGATTGTATTATGGAGCAATTTTAGATCCAGTAACAGGATGTACAAGTTCAGTGAGGTTATTGGTAACAGTAACGGTAACTGATCCAGCTACACCAACAACAACTGATACGACCCAAGATTTCTGTCTAGTAAACGCACCAAAAGTATCGAACCTACAGGTAAATGAAACAGGAGTAGTTTGGTTTACTACTGAAACTGGCGGAACAGCTTTAGATCCAACCACAGCTTTAGCAAGTGGATTGTATTATGGAGCAATTTTAGATCCAGTAACAGGATGTACAAGTTCAGTGAGATTACTGGTAACAGTGACAGTAACTGATCCAGCTACACCAACTACAACAGATACAACACAAGATTTTTGTCTAGTAAACGCACCAAAAGTATCGAACCTACAGGTAAATGAAACTGGCGTAGTTTGGTTTACTACTGAAACAGGAGGAACAGCTTTAGATCCAACTACAGCTTTAGTAAGTGGATTGTATTATGGAGCAATTTTAGATCCAGTAACAGGATGTACAAGTTCAGTGAGATTACTAGTAACAGTAACAGTAACAGATCCAGCTACACCAACAACAACTGATACGACCCAAGATTTCTGTCTAGCAAATGCGCCAAAAGTATCGAATCTACAGGTAAATGAAATAGGAGTAGTTTGGTATACTTCTGAAACTGGAGGAATAGCTTTAGATCCAACCACAGCGTTAACAAATGGATTATATTATGGTGCTATCCGTGATGAGGTTACAGGTTGTGAGAGTTCAGTTCGATTACTAGTAACTGTAACGGTAACTGATCCAGCCACACCAACTACAACAGATACAACACAAGATTTCTGTCTAGTAAATGCACCGAAAGTATCGAACCTACAGGTGAATGAAACTGGGGTAGTTTGGTATACTTCTGAAACCGGAGGAACAGCTTTAGATCCAACGACAGCGTTAGTAAGTGGATTGTATTATGGAGCAATTTTAGATCCAGTAACAGGATGTACAAGTTCAGTTCGATTATTGGTAACAGTAACGGTAACAGATCCAGCTACACCAACTACAACTGATACGACTCAAGATTTTTGTTTGATAAATGCACCGAAAGTATCAAACTTACAGGTGAACGAGTCAGGAGTGGTTTGGTTTACAACTGAAACAGGAGGAACAGCTTTAGATCCAACTACAGCATTAGCAAGTGGATTGTATTATGGAGCAATTTTAGATCCAGTAACAGGATGTACAAGTTCAGTTCGATTACTAGTAACAGTAACAGTGACCGATCCAGCTACACCGACTACAACAGACACAACACAAGATTTCTGTCTAGTAAACGCACCGAAGGTATCGAATCTACAAGTGAACGAAGCAGGTGTGGTTTGGTATACTTCTGAAACCGGAGGAATAGCTTTAGATCCGACTACAGCGTTAACAAATGGATTGTATTATGGTGCTATCCGTGATGAGGTTACAGGTTGTGAGAGTTCAGTGAGATTACTGGTAACAGTAACGGTAACAGATCCAGCTACACCAACTACAACTGATACGACGCAAGATTTCTGTCTAGCAAATGCACCGAAGGTATCCAACTTACAGGTAAATGAAACTGGGGTAGTTTGGTTTACAACCGAAACCGGAGGAACAGCTTTAGATCCAACGACAGCGTTAGTAAGTGGATTGTATTATGGAGCAATTTTAGATCCAGTAACAGGATGTACAAGTTCAGTGAGATTACTAGTAACAGTAACGGTAACTGATCCAGCTACACCAACTACAACAGATACAACACAAGATTTCTGTCTAGTAAACGCACCGAAAGTATCCAACTTACAGGTGAATGAAACGGGAGTGGTTTGGTTTACAACCGAAACCGGAGGAACAGCTTTAGATCCAACTACAGCATTAGCAAGTGGATTGTATTATGGAGCTATCTTAGACCCAGTAACAGGATGTACAAGTTCAGTGAGATTACTAGTAACAGTAACAGTAACAGATCCAGCTACACCAACTACAACAGATACAACACAAGATTTCTGTCTAGTAAACGCACCAAAAGTATCAAACTTACAGGTGAACGAGCTAGGCGTAGTTTGGTATACTTCTGAAACCGGAGGAATAGCTTTAGATCCGACTACAGCGTTAACAAATGGATTGTATTATGGAGCGATTCGTGATGAGGTTACAGGTTGCGAGAGTTCAGTGAGATTACTAGTAACAGTAACAGTAACCGATCCAGCTACGCCAACTACAACAGATACGACACAAGATTTCTGTCTAGCAAATGCACCGAAAGTATCGAACTTACAAGTGAACGAAGCAGGAGTAGTTTGGTATACTTCTGAAACCGGAGGAATAGCATTAGATCCAACGACAGCTTTAACAAATGGATTGTATTATGGAGCTATTCGTGATGCAGTAACAGGCTGTGAGAGTTCTACAAGATTATTAGTGACAGTAACGGTAACTGATCCAGCTACAC encodes:
- a CDS encoding LexA family transcriptional regulator, which produces MQVKKSLNANLILKRLKKALQINTDIELSKLLDIKPNTISTWKKRDTLDYSAIISICNFHEIDLNKILSEKNHNEKTNNIILNNTPLIKREIQFEYCLGNEDLLNSLPKYHFPFIQSKISRVFEIVSNNMEPVVNANSFVVCEIADIKSIEEDAIVVIISKTKGLIINRIINNSPLENNFTLSNDNAFFKNTTIDSEDIKEIWTVKNILIRI
- a CDS encoding gliding motility-associated C-terminal domain-containing protein; its protein translation is MKTFFLTIKNVTFLQSYLWLFLILIPFSSSFSQTFCRPVSQTNNTGGLLCIGMSVTTPNDAFDASMSTYASLTNAVGLACFAQETLTFNQTAKAGDQIVIYFGTGSGLLQAGLLANATIQAKLSGADVDSPVPLNNGLLNLQLLPGNQVAVIKYTLPGDANQIKIQTGGLLSLLVNLRIYDVRLQFAQPTIVGGASQSVCFGQSIALSASAAPGTTLAWYDSPTSTTVLSATGNFTTPALTTTTTYYVSVSRNVGCESNERVPVTVNVINPVLPTINTTGTAICSTGPTQATTLSVINPVPGTTYSWYSAATGGVALATGDTYTPTVPTGVTNFYVDATIGACTTPTRTPVSVTSTPVPSLATVLTPSVSIQSGQNATLSASISEANVVLDWYDVPTGGTKLLANSNTFTTPILLATKTFYVESRNTIGGCLSATRVPITVTVLPASLGTCLEANSQQTTQNGLCLLCSVTNSNNSVDGNSGTASTLTVPIGLVNGWIQQTLQFNNAGNAGDVIQVDLEIPTGILDVSLLSYISLASYNGATFNNDRVAVNNPLLNIQLLTGNRFIASFAAGASFDRVEVRLGGLATLLSSVNIYGASYKFKARTITGSTTICSGQTATLTSDAAVGETIKWYDALTGGNLLSSTAAFTTPALTINTTYYVEVTRNGCVNSERFPVLVTVNNPVAPAAIDAVPLNLCSGQTSTITIQSPVVGTTYRWYDAVTGGNLLFTGTAYSTPSLTTTTTYYVEAGIGSCLSAIRTAVTVNVSPLPSAPVPVSSTITIQSGQNVTLAVTANPGFSYDWYDAPTGGTLLAPNTSTYTPSPALTVSKTFYVSARDLVSDCISSSRAVINVTISNSIATCLLANSQVTSRGGLDGCLTCSSTNNSASVDGNNTTAANISIPIGLLNDYIQQMLTFPTTGQAGDIIDVELGIPVGLLDISALSYISLQSFNLGVGNGDQANINSLLNVQILTGNRFKASFVAAGPFTSVQIRLSGLATLLTSLDIYEASYRFSTPTITGAASPICAGQGTTLTASSIGTETFSWFDVPSGGVALATNTNVYATGPLAATKIFYLQSSRGGCDNSNREAVTVTVLPIPTDADITITSPQIASCVGGVVLAPTSALAGAQFKYYTDQNKTQEISTGTIVVAQPGVSFVKDPATGALTISGLNNVDAPYNYYISVLNGGTCENINGTLKAVVVNYPAESVLDVTPTLAGCAKVSLKDAIINFDATGNTTYTFFQGVTPITEQAAANITVGGSYWIQAQTVGVDCPSVKKEVIVTINPLPTLTAVTSSVVVNKGNSVALSATSNGTVTWYDPQGNAIPSNNTGALNTVGIFTYTVIASNGTCTVTQAITISVIDPVSCDPLLEREYATSQTWSSIITGTVTNGANAADGNPSTFSTITTGLGLLGIGTTWQNIQWPTTITKGTPVTVKLGLENSLVAVGQSISVIGTKRDGSNNPIDIGTLQSVSGSLLNLLSGQNSFEYTFVPSDVAGPKDYDGIRVQLGSILSLAQNVNVYDAYYKKQVTQITCGQGDIQDVFTGVKDLGIGALTATVGVSNPWNIADGDIATYATMFSGAGVLAAAELKAVFRTPSMVGDSLRITISKPGTILNLNLLTGFTIQLYSGDIAVGGPIQNTSSLLTLKLLSGDTMAMTIVAPQTQPYDRVTITFGGVASVLDQLRVHNIDRVTNTKVIGGDLNNKITVCPGTDITLEVPPKPCADYAWYDSPTGGNLLVNGQTYTLPATLAAGIYKYYIQPIRYGCPALTRGEVTVEVRATTPASAIASVTINTGSDTTICAEDGTVTLDAVLNTAPVLTNPVYYWYSFDGTTSQLIPGQSTSKLVITGLVPGTYTYYVGVSSDEYCETLSTDRKQVTFTILPTSLPTDITVDNASICHDTDATLTPTSTLTNPVFFWYLDINKTQPIINGAVIGGVTYTISGAGVLTASGLTTAMSPISYYVAVSSDNTCQNKNGELKTVTVTVTDPATPTTTDTTQDFCLVNAPKVSNLQVNEAGVVWYTSETGGIALDPTTALVSGLYYGAIRDGVTGCESSVRLLVTVTVTDPATPTTTDTTQDFCLVNAPKVSNLQVNETGVVWFTTETGGTALDPTTALVSGLYYGAILDPVTGCTSSVRLLVTVTVTDPATPTTTDTTQDFCLVNAPKVSNLQVNETGVVWFTTETGGTALDPTTALVSGLYYGAILDPVTGCTSSVRLLVTVTVTDPATPTTTDTTQDFCLVNAPKVSNLQVNETGVVWYTTETGGTALDPTTALVSGLYYGAILDPVTGCTSSVRLLVTVTVTDPATPTTTDTTQDFCLVNAPKVSNLQVNETGVVWFTTETGGTALDPTTALASGLYYGAILDPVTGCTSSVRLLVTVTVTDPATPTTTDTTQDFCLVNAPKVSNLQVNETGVVWFTTETGGTALDPTTALVSGLYYGAILDPVTGCTSSVRLLVTVTVTDPATPTTTDTTQDFCLANAPKVSNLQVNEIGVVWYTSETGGIALDPTTALTNGLYYGAIRDEVTGCESSVRLLVTVTVTDPATPTTTDTTQDFCLVNAPKVSNLQVNETGVVWYTSETGGTALDPTTALVSGLYYGAILDPVTGCTSSVRLLVTVTVTDPATPTTTDTTQDFCLINAPKVSNLQVNESGVVWFTTETGGTALDPTTALASGLYYGAILDPVTGCTSSVRLLVTVTVTDPATPTTTDTTQDFCLVNAPKVSNLQVNEAGVVWYTSETGGIALDPTTALTNGLYYGAIRDEVTGCESSVRLLVTVTVTDPATPTTTDTTQDFCLANAPKVSNLQVNETGVVWFTTETGGTALDPTTALVSGLYYGAILDPVTGCTSSVRLLVTVTVTDPATPTTTDTTQDFCLVNAPKVSNLQVNETGVVWFTTETGGTALDPTTALASGLYYGAILDPVTGCTSSVRLLVTVTVTDPATPTTTDTTQDFCLVNAPKVSNLQVNELGVVWYTSETGGIALDPTTALTNGLYYGAIRDEVTGCESSVRLLVTVTVTDPATPTTTDTTQDFCLANAPKVSNLQVNEAGVVWYTSETGGIALDPTTALTNGLYYGAIRDAVTGCESSTRLLVTVTVTDPATPTTTDTTQDFCLINAPKVSNLQANESGVVWYTSETGGTALDPTTALASGLYYGAILDPVTGCTSSVRLLVTVTVTDPATPTTTDTTQDFCLANAPKVSNLQVNETGVVWYTSETGGTALDPTTALASGSYYAAIRDEVTGCESSVRLLVTVTVANPTTPTTTDTTQDFCLVNTPKVSNLQGNEAGVVWYTSETGGTALDPTTALASGLYYGAIRDAVTGCESSTRLLVTVTVTDPATPIIDNTDQKFCLINTSTVASINVSPASAANIVWYDALSGGNLIPSGATLISGNYYAATKDPITNCESSVRLLVKVTVNDGAIPTTLKAAQDFCLSALPKISDIQVNETGVIWYNVETGGVALIPSTLLVTGTYYGALVNLVTGCESKFRLAVPVSFRGGEPATITESKVAPCVFDEITYTTLSGMSNYNWTITGGGTVTGGGTSTDNFVKVIWPAIGPASVNVSYSNQCNETKTKLLALVVQTCSDITMTNTVDNPTPNINENVTFTVTVNNTGSGNFIDVIVSDLLPSGYSFVSAQTSTGVYNSTTGVWSIPVLNTNTSATLTIVAQVLPTGNYLNVASVIISNPIDSDTSNNHAEASVSPVCLIVYNEFTPNNDGANDVFKIDCIENYPNNSLNVYNRYGALVYKQSHYNNDWDGIANVSGAINKGDKLPAGTYYYVLDIGADGVVKTGWLSIIR